A window of the Bdellovibrio svalbardensis genome harbors these coding sequences:
- the rpsI gene encoding 30S ribosomal protein S9, whose product MAATEKFFYATGRRKTSSARVFLKPGKGNITINGKKADDYLTRMQSRMVIVQPLDLLNQIGKFDAKITVAGGGESGQAGAIRLGITRALIAFNNEFKATLKKAGYITRDPRMVERKKYGKSGARRRFQYSKR is encoded by the coding sequence ATGGCTGCAACTGAAAAATTCTTTTATGCTACTGGAAGAAGAAAAACGTCATCTGCACGTGTTTTCTTGAAACCTGGAAAAGGCAACATCACAATCAACGGCAAAAAAGCTGATGATTATTTGACTCGTATGCAATCACGCATGGTTATCGTTCAACCTTTGGATTTGCTAAACCAAATCGGTAAGTTTGATGCGAAAATCACTGTTGCTGGTGGCGGTGAGTCTGGACAAGCTGGTGCTATCCGTTTGGGTATCACTCGTGCGTTGATCGCCTTCAACAATGAATTCAAAGCTACGCTTAAAAAAGCTGGCTACATCACTCGTGACCCACGTATGGTTGAACGTAAAAAATACGGTAAATCTGGTGCGCGTCGCAGATTCCAATACTCAAAACGTTAA
- the rplM gene encoding 50S ribosomal protein L13 gives MKTFNAKAEEVERKWWIVDAADQKVGRVATHIATILRGKNKAIYTPNVDTGDFVIVINTDKMELSGTKWTDKKYFSHTRFFGSLKEMTAAQAKEKDSTFIIHEAVRGMLPTNKLSRHVIMKLKTYPGAEHPHAAQKPELFTLPTKK, from the coding sequence ATGAAAACTTTCAATGCAAAAGCAGAAGAAGTTGAAAGAAAATGGTGGATCGTTGATGCCGCTGACCAAAAAGTTGGTCGTGTAGCAACTCATATTGCGACGATCCTTCGTGGTAAAAACAAAGCTATCTACACTCCGAACGTTGATACTGGCGATTTCGTTATCGTTATCAACACGGACAAGATGGAACTTTCAGGAACTAAATGGACTGACAAAAAATATTTTAGTCACACCCGTTTCTTCGGTTCATTGAAAGAAATGACAGCAGCTCAAGCGAAAGAGAAAGATTCAACTTTCATCATTCACGAAGCTGTGCGCGGAATGCTTCCTACAAATAAGCTTTCTCGTCATGTTATCATGAAATTGAAAACATACCCTGGTGCTGAGCATCCTCATGCTGCTCAAAAGCCTGAACTTTTCACACTCCCAACTAAAAAGTAA
- the truA gene encoding tRNA pseudouridine(38-40) synthase TruA: MQTGTRVRFIVSYDGTGYCGWQKQKPEDQVSVAQVIEGVLEKVFNEKISLFASGRTDAGVHALNQVCHFTTQRKIDPTKKWDLCWALNAYLPPSIVVKKAWLAPDDFHATLSATHKTYRYLILNQSRPSAHLSRYADWQRLPINIEHLQESSKFLLGNQDFKSFQSVGTPVKDTIREIYKAEWKWRKPGVLQFTVTGSGFLKQMVRNIVGTSMMLERKGLDPSKMQEIILAQDRKQAGPPAPAQGLYLMRVYYPQDLDNRCLEL; encoded by the coding sequence ATGCAAACGGGGACGCGCGTTCGATTTATTGTTTCTTATGATGGCACTGGGTATTGTGGCTGGCAGAAACAGAAGCCTGAGGATCAGGTTTCTGTGGCGCAGGTCATTGAGGGTGTCTTAGAGAAAGTTTTTAACGAGAAAATCTCGTTGTTTGCTTCAGGCAGAACAGATGCTGGAGTTCATGCTCTTAATCAAGTTTGCCACTTTACTACGCAGCGCAAGATTGATCCTACGAAGAAGTGGGACCTGTGTTGGGCTCTCAATGCCTACTTGCCCCCTTCGATCGTTGTAAAAAAGGCATGGCTGGCGCCTGATGACTTCCACGCGACGTTGTCGGCTACACATAAGACATATAGATATCTAATTTTGAATCAATCCCGCCCAAGTGCTCACTTAAGCCGCTATGCGGACTGGCAGCGCCTGCCGATCAATATTGAACATTTGCAGGAAAGTTCTAAATTTCTCTTGGGAAATCAAGACTTTAAGAGCTTTCAGTCAGTCGGAACTCCAGTCAAAGACACCATTCGTGAGATCTATAAAGCCGAATGGAAGTGGCGTAAACCTGGGGTTTTGCAGTTCACAGTGACGGGGAGTGGGTTTCTTAAGCAGATGGTCCGCAATATCGTGGGCACCTCCATGATGTTGGAGCGAAAGGGCTTAGACCCCTCTAAAATGCAGGAGATCATTTTGGCGCAGGACCGCAAGCAAGCGGGGCCGCCGGCTCCGGCACAGGGGCTGTACCTGATGAGGGTTTATTATCCTCAGGACCTTGACAATAGGTGCCTAGAACTTTAA
- a CDS encoding CFI-box-CTERM domain-containing protein produces the protein MLGLSKKKLSSSVIASLVLLFSANAFATLTYSQSSGASAIDITDTKKPIIYGGFAGTCTADTTSSTCNSCNGNLVSGTGLIPCNENNISPDTILQLVVNIDNATITNPSNTTGPTVKMGGSTGTSVGTTSWRAGATSFTVTVSWKDLCNNIPSNPTTDCSKDLNHDLYIAFENVGSGTTTTDSMLVKIVTRYAKATAADTSWNYVDCPTDPDPNTINVGFCHFTVFPGDKKIYADALAVSTSFPATPNSGSTYQSAVFFYEIQNSSDADDAATVARITNASPSVRLPVSTLGGDPLADNRIDGLTNGSRYCMVMASKDQTGLIAFYTPTATNAVAPATAVDASTLCTTPEPVVGLLDDKHCFIATAAFGSDMAPEVQSFRDFRNKYLLPFSWGQKFVKTYYKYSPKYAELIAGNETAKIVVRTALWPLLLFARMSVAFGFWISLLIMMAAFVTVFELYRRLILGRNVRGEL, from the coding sequence ATGTTAGGTTTGTCGAAAAAGAAGCTATCCTCTTCGGTAATTGCGTCATTGGTTTTGCTGTTCTCGGCAAATGCCTTTGCCACGCTTACGTACAGTCAGTCTTCGGGAGCTTCTGCAATCGATATTACAGATACCAAGAAGCCCATCATCTATGGGGGCTTTGCTGGTACCTGCACCGCTGACACGACTTCGAGTACTTGCAATAGCTGCAATGGGAACTTGGTCAGCGGAACGGGTCTGATCCCTTGTAATGAAAATAATATTTCTCCAGACACTATTTTACAGCTTGTCGTCAATATCGATAACGCGACAATTACGAATCCTTCGAACACCACCGGTCCAACTGTTAAAATGGGTGGTTCGACGGGAACTTCTGTTGGAACTACAAGCTGGAGAGCTGGCGCGACCAGCTTCACGGTGACGGTTTCATGGAAAGATCTTTGCAATAACATTCCCTCAAATCCAACGACAGATTGCTCTAAAGATTTGAATCATGATTTGTATATTGCATTTGAAAATGTTGGCAGCGGTACGACGACAACGGATTCAATGTTGGTGAAAATTGTCACTCGCTATGCAAAAGCAACGGCGGCGGATACATCGTGGAACTATGTCGACTGTCCTACGGATCCTGATCCAAATACAATCAACGTCGGCTTCTGTCATTTCACGGTGTTCCCAGGGGATAAAAAGATCTACGCGGATGCCTTGGCCGTCTCAACAAGTTTCCCTGCAACACCGAACTCTGGATCGACTTACCAAAGCGCTGTGTTCTTCTACGAAATTCAAAACTCTTCAGATGCTGATGATGCGGCAACTGTGGCGCGAATCACGAATGCTTCTCCAAGCGTTCGCTTGCCCGTCAGTACACTTGGTGGAGATCCTCTGGCGGACAATCGCATCGATGGCCTGACCAATGGATCTCGGTATTGCATGGTTATGGCAAGTAAGGACCAGACGGGTCTGATCGCTTTTTATACTCCGACTGCGACGAATGCAGTCGCACCGGCGACGGCTGTTGATGCCTCGACTTTGTGTACCACGCCAGAGCCTGTGGTGGGATTGTTGGATGATAAGCACTGCTTTATTGCGACAGCCGCTTTCGGCAGTGATATGGCTCCGGAAGTTCAGTCTTTCCGTGATTTCAGAAATAAATATTTGCTGCCTTTTTCGTGGGGGCAAAAGTTTGTAAAGACTTATTACAAGTACAGCCCTAAGTATGCAGAACTGATTGCTGGCAATGAAACGGCCAAGATCGTTGTGCGCACCGCTTTGTGGCCGCTACTCTTATTTGCACGCATGAGTGTGGCCTTTGGATTCTGGATAAGTCTGTTGATTATGATGGCTGCTTTCGTGACTGTTTTCGAATTGTACCGTCGATTGATTTTGGGAAGAAACGTCCGAGGTGAGTTGTGA
- a CDS encoding aspartate-semialdehyde dehydrogenase, translating into MKRSPKDKLKVGVVGATGMVGQTFMEILAQREFPIAELRPFASENSLGKKIELQGTAWPCQVLKEGCFDGLDLVFFSSGDDISKEWAPKAVAAGAFAIDNSAAFRMDPNTVLIVPEVNGDLVNKDSKPQIIANPNCSTIQLVVALKPLLDKFGLEEVRVSTYQAVSGAGKDGHDELMNQTSNPAASHTPKTFPHQILFNCIPQIGSFNDDGFCSEEVKIMKETRKILGQSQLKVSAFTVRIPALNAHSESVWVTLKNEANREQVLQALHNFEGIVVQDDPKKSVYPLAHKVSGEDPVYVGRIHRDPEDPKMWLMWVVSDNIRKGAALNGIQIAEKIFHS; encoded by the coding sequence ATGAAAAGAAGTCCTAAAGACAAACTTAAAGTCGGTGTGGTTGGCGCGACCGGAATGGTCGGCCAAACCTTCATGGAAATCCTTGCTCAGCGCGAGTTCCCAATTGCGGAGCTTCGCCCTTTCGCTTCTGAAAACTCCCTTGGTAAAAAAATTGAATTGCAAGGCACTGCTTGGCCCTGCCAAGTTCTTAAGGAAGGCTGTTTTGATGGCTTGGACCTGGTGTTTTTCTCTTCTGGAGATGACATTTCTAAAGAATGGGCTCCCAAAGCGGTGGCAGCAGGGGCTTTTGCCATTGATAATTCCGCGGCCTTCCGTATGGATCCCAATACAGTCTTGATCGTTCCCGAAGTGAATGGGGACTTGGTCAATAAAGATTCCAAACCGCAAATTATCGCCAATCCCAATTGTTCGACAATCCAACTGGTTGTCGCTTTGAAACCGCTTTTGGATAAGTTTGGTCTGGAAGAAGTGCGCGTTAGCACATATCAAGCGGTGAGCGGTGCGGGCAAAGACGGTCACGATGAGTTGATGAATCAAACGTCGAACCCGGCGGCTTCTCATACGCCAAAAACTTTCCCTCATCAGATTTTGTTCAATTGCATCCCTCAAATCGGTTCGTTCAATGATGATGGCTTCTGCAGTGAAGAAGTGAAGATCATGAAGGAAACGCGCAAGATCTTGGGTCAATCTCAGTTGAAAGTGTCAGCTTTCACGGTGCGCATCCCCGCATTGAACGCACACAGCGAATCTGTTTGGGTCACACTGAAAAACGAAGCGAACCGTGAACAGGTCCTGCAAGCACTCCATAACTTCGAAGGTATTGTTGTTCAAGACGATCCTAAGAAGAGTGTTTACCCTTTGGCGCATAAAGTTTCAGGTGAAGATCCTGTCTATGTGGGCCGTATTCATCGTGATCCCGAAGATCCAAAGATGTGGTTGATGTGGGTTGTTTCAGATAACATCCGCAAAGGGGCCGCACTTAATGGAATTCAAATCGCCGAAAAGATCTTTCATAGCTAA
- the pssA gene encoding CDP-diacylglycerol--serine O-phosphatidyltransferase, with translation MATEHTHSHTQAQLETEDARAQRLAMYIYILPNLMTTGNLFCGFFAVIQSIKGNYLWAAYAIVVAAVFDQLDGRLARLTRSTSKFGAEYDSLCDLVSFGMAPGVLLFLWALQPFGRLGWVACFLFVACGGLRLARFNVQANVVEKNYFQGLPIPMAAGIVASSVLAFQDLELEPMGNYGLLIMTILLAIVMVSNFRFRSFKDLDLKERLPFRYLILGVGVLVVVALRPEVMLFVLFMSYAALGAVFGVFKLGKNIRKIKPSVYAPAAVHESDLVLEEEEEEEIKKDEKKS, from the coding sequence ATGGCTACAGAACACACACATTCTCATACACAGGCACAATTAGAAACTGAAGATGCTCGCGCTCAGCGCTTGGCAATGTACATTTACATTCTTCCTAACTTGATGACGACAGGAAATCTTTTTTGCGGTTTCTTTGCGGTTATTCAATCAATCAAAGGTAATTATCTTTGGGCTGCCTACGCGATCGTAGTTGCTGCCGTATTTGACCAACTCGATGGTCGTTTGGCGCGTTTGACTCGCTCAACTAGTAAGTTTGGTGCGGAATACGATTCTCTTTGCGACCTTGTCAGCTTCGGTATGGCTCCAGGCGTTTTGCTTTTCTTGTGGGCGCTGCAGCCTTTTGGTCGTTTGGGCTGGGTGGCGTGCTTCCTTTTCGTAGCCTGCGGTGGTTTGCGTTTGGCGCGTTTTAACGTGCAAGCAAACGTTGTTGAAAAAAACTATTTCCAAGGTCTGCCAATTCCAATGGCGGCGGGTATTGTGGCCTCTTCCGTATTGGCATTCCAGGATTTGGAACTAGAGCCAATGGGAAATTACGGTCTTTTGATCATGACAATTTTGTTGGCCATCGTGATGGTCAGCAACTTCCGGTTCCGCAGCTTCAAAGACTTGGATTTGAAAGAGCGTCTTCCATTCCGTTACCTGATCCTCGGTGTCGGTGTTTTGGTTGTCGTAGCTCTTCGTCCCGAAGTTATGCTGTTTGTCTTGTTTATGAGTTACGCGGCTTTGGGTGCCGTATTCGGTGTCTTCAAGCTTGGTAAAAATATTCGCAAGATCAAACCAAGTGTCTATGCTCCAGCAGCAGTTCACGAGAGCGATCTAGTCCTCGAGGAAGAGGAAGAAGAAGAGATCAAGAAAGATGAAAAGAAGTCCTAA
- a CDS encoding diacylglycerol/polyprenol kinase family protein, which produces MFLAYVYLPPAVSMTILAISWCLFVPFDFLRQKYPALNDWVLHAFKPIMRQSEARNLAGTTYLLSGVLLVDILFPRPVVALTLLFLAFADPIASYFGILYGKDKIFGHKSIQGFMAAFFVCTALTLIYLLAHNYLTDRLIVVSLLAGLVGAFAELIPIGKLDDNLTLPLMSAVGISILFYFFGFFAIVG; this is translated from the coding sequence ATGTTTTTGGCCTACGTGTACCTTCCGCCCGCAGTGTCGATGACGATTCTTGCAATTTCTTGGTGTCTTTTTGTTCCATTCGATTTTTTGCGTCAAAAATATCCAGCTTTGAACGATTGGGTTCTACATGCGTTCAAACCTATTATGCGCCAGAGCGAGGCTAGAAACTTAGCGGGTACAACCTATCTTCTTTCAGGTGTCTTGCTAGTGGATATTCTCTTCCCACGCCCTGTGGTGGCTTTGACATTATTGTTCTTGGCTTTTGCAGATCCCATCGCCAGTTATTTTGGAATCTTGTATGGCAAAGATAAAATCTTTGGCCACAAGTCGATTCAAGGCTTCATGGCAGCATTCTTTGTCTGCACCGCTTTGACGCTGATTTACTTGTTAGCTCACAACTATTTAACGGATCGTCTTATCGTTGTAAGTCTTCTTGCTGGTTTGGTGGGAGCTTTCGCAGAGTTGATTCCTATTGGTAAACTTGACGATAATTTGACCCTTCCTCTGATGAGCGCCGTTGGTATATCTATCTTGTTTTATTTCTTTGGATTTTTTGCCATTGTCGGATAG
- a CDS encoding immunoglobulin domain-containing family protein, translating to MSARFLKRNRKLGAMAATIAAMTVTIVSFQNCAPPANCGSSSSGCSTDSSSTSGSGSTGSSAKSPYQNNSNLVIGGGGSGGTSTSGSGSSGTIVVGGGGSSGSGSSTGGSTSSGGGTGTIVVGGGGATSGNALSIAKQPQSLSVYEKADFNFEVSVTGGKYPYTYQWYKDGSPVTSGLGTYAFYMDNADRWAKEGVYSVTVKDATGSAVTSQSVRLGIIEPTTGCAAGSYFTYTNGNYDQAYGYFPQYFDGPRGKFIIHSSYDTMNLLYQFAGYAGLKSWSFPALAHLGKATLSCEETIPRIQSPTNCYAYTGIVTFECHNNKLKMISNTCVRGAYECGGGGR from the coding sequence ATGTCAGCACGTTTTCTCAAAAGGAATCGCAAACTTGGAGCTATGGCAGCGACTATCGCCGCTATGACTGTCACGATTGTGAGCTTTCAGAACTGCGCACCTCCTGCGAATTGCGGAAGCAGCTCCAGCGGCTGCTCTACAGATAGCTCCTCGACTTCAGGCTCGGGCAGCACCGGATCCAGCGCGAAATCTCCTTATCAAAATAACAGCAATCTGGTCATTGGTGGTGGCGGTTCTGGCGGAACTAGCACCAGTGGAAGCGGCAGCAGCGGCACGATTGTCGTTGGTGGCGGTGGCTCATCTGGAAGTGGCTCATCAACTGGCGGAAGCACCTCTTCTGGTGGAGGCACCGGCACTATCGTTGTTGGCGGCGGTGGGGCAACCAGTGGCAACGCTCTAAGCATCGCAAAGCAACCGCAAAGTCTTTCCGTGTATGAAAAAGCGGACTTCAATTTTGAAGTGTCTGTTACTGGCGGGAAATATCCTTACACTTATCAATGGTATAAAGACGGCTCTCCGGTGACCAGCGGCCTCGGAACTTACGCATTCTATATGGACAATGCAGATCGATGGGCGAAAGAGGGTGTTTACTCTGTGACCGTCAAAGATGCGACGGGATCTGCGGTGACCAGTCAGTCTGTGCGCTTGGGAATTATCGAACCAACGACGGGTTGTGCCGCGGGTTCTTATTTCACTTATACTAACGGCAACTACGACCAGGCCTATGGATACTTCCCTCAATACTTCGATGGTCCTCGAGGTAAGTTTATCATTCACTCAAGTTACGATACGATGAACCTGTTGTATCAATTTGCCGGTTATGCCGGATTGAAATCCTGGAGTTTCCCGGCGCTGGCACATTTGGGAAAAGCCACGCTGTCTTGTGAAGAAACGATTCCAAGAATTCAATCGCCCACAAATTGTTATGCTTATACAGGCATCGTGACCTTCGAATGCCACAATAATAAGTTAAAGATGATTTCTAATACTTGTGTTCGTGGGGCTTATGAATGCGGGGGCGGCGGCCGCTAG
- a CDS encoding ExbD/TolR family protein, which yields MAMKSGQDNDAIADINVVPLVDIILVVLIIFMVTAPMFIKPTINVNLPKAASGDQTAPSKLNIALTADGRINLNGTFVSEEAVKAKALEEVAKNTEVQAIISADKDVPHGKVVGLLDIVKSAGVKKFAISIDKK from the coding sequence ATGGCAATGAAATCGGGACAAGATAACGACGCCATAGCGGACATTAACGTTGTCCCGTTGGTCGATATCATCCTGGTGGTCCTCATCATTTTCATGGTGACGGCTCCGATGTTTATCAAGCCAACGATCAACGTGAATCTGCCAAAAGCTGCAAGCGGCGATCAAACCGCTCCAAGCAAGCTCAATATCGCATTAACTGCGGATGGACGTATTAATTTAAATGGCACTTTTGTATCTGAAGAGGCTGTGAAAGCTAAAGCTTTGGAAGAAGTGGCAAAGAATACAGAAGTTCAGGCGATCATTTCTGCGGATAAAGACGTTCCGCACGGGAAGGTTGTCGGTCTTTTGGATATCGTGAAAAGTGCTGGTGTGAAGAAGTTCGCTATCAGCATTGATAAAAAGTAA
- a CDS encoding MotA/TolQ/ExbB proton channel family protein: protein MLAEKIFSVAHLADQVVLWLLLLLSVLSIGMILERYFALKKVSAESQRVRARIKLALQSNSLEDVEDLSKDPNSLEGRAAGYAMKHMRDSGSKGLEEVFNTFALTERPELEKYLNFLATVGSNAPYVGLFGTVLGIMKAFNDLAQSPEAGQQTVMAGISMALVATAAGLFVAIPAVIFYNYYSKQVRSIFQSLDSVKELCLAYAKKKGV, encoded by the coding sequence ATGCTTGCGGAAAAAATATTCTCAGTGGCTCATCTGGCGGACCAAGTGGTCTTGTGGCTTTTGCTTCTTCTCAGCGTTTTGAGCATTGGGATGATTCTAGAAAGATATTTTGCTCTTAAAAAAGTATCTGCAGAGTCTCAAAGAGTCCGTGCCCGCATCAAGCTGGCGTTGCAAAGCAATAGTTTGGAAGACGTTGAAGATCTTTCTAAAGATCCAAATTCTTTAGAGGGGCGTGCGGCTGGTTACGCGATGAAACACATGAGAGATTCTGGAAGTAAAGGCCTTGAGGAAGTGTTTAATACATTTGCTCTGACGGAGCGTCCTGAGCTTGAGAAGTATTTGAACTTCTTGGCGACCGTGGGTTCCAATGCGCCTTACGTAGGTTTGTTTGGTACAGTTTTGGGGATCATGAAAGCCTTTAATGACTTGGCCCAATCTCCAGAGGCGGGTCAGCAAACAGTTATGGCGGGCATCTCAATGGCCCTTGTTGCAACCGCAGCAGGTCTTTTCGTGGCGATCCCTGCAGTTATTTTCTACAACTATTATAGCAAACAAGTGCGCAGCATCTTCCAAAGTCTTGATAGCGTAAAAGAGCTTTGCCTCGCTTATGCTAAGAAAAAAGGTGTTTAA
- a CDS encoding sulfatase-like hydrolase/transferase, with protein MQRIILTFTLILLSLVQLSCQTNDKTSILLIAVDELSVADVNCNQEQGAGSRSGFHLLCKESVRFTHAYTPSTLSVPTLSSVLTGLYPFQHKVRHNGGPGLAAEADLSSELAVRNGYRTSFFSGGAPVFRKSGLNQGFELFDDNIVPNFNSFFRPLKKTSAQFLQWLKHDAGSSPFFSILYAPDLAYTTTVTTTDLGETRNLSFESQVDEFDESLYDLLKQLKEQGRWDKTTVILVGLSGHNVEERSGELSTTNLHSENTQVALLIKPAQSKKRDEAIYWKIDQNVSLVDLGRTLYDLLGETNLDGDNSDFPSHSLFGVLKSPVAHWPEDRTILVESGWAAWRNAGPMKTAAISNHVLYINDEKPKLYNTLLDRFEVNPLPLLQESILPTTTKLQGLLRKYQFPAYIDPNSEWMTKMSLPFSRWMRADQEALLLRDLKRLSNNQPRSLDLLNWTAQIALNQKDWDTLKNLGTKNKITVWQYVGEKNLNIKNAKTSDACLTLLTMKELESSYLKECGDPLFLELIDWLRADVRGLSKETQRKKFERSFKNYMLDQEIQRANIAMGLTWDTSRDNTFAPSRVELALHLPELAKVRAQAYKALATIDEED; from the coding sequence ATGCAGAGAATCATTTTAACGTTCACCCTTATTCTACTGAGCTTAGTCCAGCTTTCTTGTCAGACAAATGACAAGACGTCGATCCTATTGATTGCCGTTGACGAGCTTTCAGTGGCGGACGTCAATTGCAACCAAGAGCAAGGGGCGGGCTCTCGCAGCGGCTTCCATTTACTTTGCAAAGAATCTGTCCGCTTCACCCATGCTTACACTCCATCGACTTTGAGTGTACCCACTTTGTCATCTGTGCTGACTGGACTATATCCTTTCCAACACAAAGTTCGCCACAACGGAGGTCCAGGACTGGCAGCAGAAGCGGACTTGTCATCTGAATTGGCTGTGCGAAATGGCTACCGCACGAGCTTCTTTTCCGGGGGCGCACCAGTTTTTCGCAAATCTGGATTAAATCAAGGCTTCGAGCTTTTTGACGACAATATCGTCCCCAATTTCAATAGTTTTTTCCGCCCTCTCAAAAAAACGTCCGCGCAGTTCCTTCAGTGGCTCAAACATGATGCCGGAAGCAGTCCATTTTTTAGCATTTTGTATGCGCCTGATTTGGCTTACACCACAACAGTAACAACCACGGATCTGGGCGAAACACGCAACCTGAGCTTTGAAAGTCAGGTGGATGAGTTCGACGAAAGCCTTTATGACCTGTTGAAACAACTGAAAGAGCAAGGACGCTGGGATAAAACAACGGTCATTCTTGTGGGTCTGAGTGGTCACAATGTCGAAGAGCGATCCGGCGAGTTGTCCACGACAAACCTGCACAGTGAGAACACCCAAGTTGCTTTGCTTATTAAACCTGCCCAAAGCAAAAAGCGTGATGAAGCCATTTACTGGAAGATCGATCAAAATGTCAGTCTGGTTGATTTAGGCAGAACGCTTTATGATCTCCTCGGCGAAACCAACTTGGATGGAGATAATTCGGATTTTCCAAGTCACTCACTCTTTGGTGTCTTAAAAAGTCCCGTGGCTCATTGGCCCGAAGATCGCACTATTTTGGTGGAATCCGGTTGGGCCGCATGGCGCAACGCTGGCCCTATGAAAACGGCTGCCATCTCAAACCATGTTCTTTATATCAACGATGAAAAGCCAAAACTTTACAACACCCTGCTGGACCGTTTCGAAGTAAACCCTCTGCCGCTGCTGCAAGAGAGCATTCTTCCGACAACCACCAAACTGCAAGGTCTTCTTCGTAAGTATCAGTTTCCCGCTTACATCGATCCCAATTCTGAATGGATGACCAAAATGAGTCTGCCCTTCTCGCGTTGGATGAGAGCGGATCAAGAGGCCCTTTTACTCCGAGACCTCAAGCGCCTTAGCAACAATCAGCCTCGCAGTTTGGACCTCTTGAATTGGACCGCCCAAATTGCATTGAATCAAAAAGACTGGGATACACTCAAGAACCTGGGTACTAAAAATAAGATCACGGTCTGGCAGTACGTTGGCGAGAAAAATTTAAATATCAAAAACGCAAAAACCTCTGATGCCTGTCTGACACTTCTGACTATGAAGGAACTGGAGTCTTCTTACCTCAAGGAGTGTGGCGATCCTTTGTTCTTGGAATTGATTGATTGGTTGCGTGCAGATGTGCGTGGACTTTCGAAAGAAACACAAAGAAAGAAATTTGAAAGATCATTTAAAAACTACATGCTCGATCAGGAAATCCAAAGAGCTAATATTGCGATGGGTCTGACCTGGGATACTTCACGAGATAACACCTTTGCCCCTTCTCGTGTCGAACTCGCTTTGCATTTGCCTGAACTCGCAAAAGTCCGAGCCCAGGCTTACAAAGCCTTAGCTACAATTGACGAAGAAGATTAG